The following are encoded together in the Clostridium sp. BJN0013 genome:
- a CDS encoding RluA family pseudouridine synthase, translating to MKVEIGSNESGQRLDKFLRKWLRDVPISGIYKAIRKGDIKVNGKKTKEKYFLMDKDIVEAQYIVSKGKNFEFNKVNSNFLKITYEDENMILVEKWPGVLVHSDKKTDDVTLTDYVLSYLYDKGDFKPEIEVTFTPSPCNRLDRNTSGIVIYGKNYESLKLLNEIIRERNIRKYYQALVKGRINEGVYEGYILKDRKNNISSIYNSPKKNTKKISMDVKTLHTCGTYSLVELELITGRSHQLRTHLAYLGNPIIGDTKYGISKINSFFYNKYGLTYQYLYAYKITFRNCTGKLSYMNNKTISEKLPPIFKKIKNDIFNKF from the coding sequence AAATGGCTTCGAGATGTACCTATAAGCGGCATATACAAGGCTATAAGAAAAGGTGATATTAAAGTAAACGGAAAAAAGACTAAAGAGAAGTATTTTCTTATGGATAAGGATATAGTAGAAGCTCAATATATAGTTTCCAAGGGGAAAAATTTTGAGTTTAATAAGGTAAACAGTAATTTTTTGAAGATAACCTATGAAGATGAAAATATGATTCTGGTGGAAAAGTGGCCGGGAGTGTTAGTGCATTCAGATAAAAAGACTGATGATGTGACTTTAACAGATTATGTATTATCTTATTTATATGACAAGGGAGATTTTAAACCAGAAATAGAAGTTACCTTTACTCCTTCTCCTTGTAATAGGTTGGATAGAAACACTTCAGGTATAGTAATATATGGTAAAAATTATGAATCGTTAAAATTGTTAAACGAAATAATAAGGGAGAGAAATATAAGGAAATATTATCAGGCTCTGGTGAAGGGAAGAATAAATGAAGGTGTTTATGAAGGATATATATTAAAAGACAGAAAAAATAATATTTCCAGCATATATAATTCACCTAAAAAGAATACGAAAAAAATATCCATGGATGTGAAAACTCTTCATACCTGTGGTACTTATTCTTTAGTGGAATTGGAGTTGATTACAGGTAGAAGTCATCAATTAAGGACTCATTTAGCATATTTAGGAAATCCCATAATAGGAGATACTAAATATGGTATATCTAAAATAAATAGTTTTTTTTATAACAAGTATGGATTAACTTATCAGTATTTATATGCCTATAAGATAACTTTTAGAAATTGTACAGGAAAGTTAAGTTATATGAACAACAAGACTATATCTGAAAAGCTTCCACCTATATTTAAAAAGATAAAAAATGATATATTTAATAAATTTTAA